In one window of Ruminococcus hominis DNA:
- a CDS encoding energy-coupling factor transporter transmembrane component T family protein, which produces MIRDITIGQYYPAQSPVHRLDPRVKIICTLIFLVSLFVQNSLLGYAVATIFLMIVIKASQVPLKFMLKGLKAIVILLLFTVVMNLFLTKGGETLVHFWIFTITEQGLRVSVFMAIRLIYLIVGSSLMTLTTTPNSLTDGIESVLKPLNKINVPVHEIAMMMSIALRFIPILLEETDKIMKAQIARGADLESGNIIQKTKAMVPILVPLFVSAFRRANDLAMAMESRCYCGGEGRTKMKPLVYEKRDYLAYTFSVFYLVVVIIVGHFIPFKVWIF; this is translated from the coding sequence ATGATTAGAGATATTACAATAGGACAGTATTACCCTGCACAAAGTCCGGTTCATCGACTGGATCCAAGGGTGAAGATTATTTGTACGCTGATATTTTTAGTATCGTTGTTTGTACAGAATAGTCTGCTTGGTTATGCAGTTGCAACCATATTTTTAATGATTGTAATCAAAGCAAGCCAAGTTCCGCTCAAATTTATGCTCAAAGGCTTGAAGGCAATCGTTATTTTATTGTTATTTACGGTTGTGATGAATTTATTTTTGACAAAAGGCGGAGAGACACTGGTACATTTCTGGATTTTTACAATTACAGAACAAGGGCTTAGAGTGTCCGTGTTTATGGCAATCCGTTTGATTTATCTGATTGTCGGTTCTTCACTTATGACACTGACGACAACACCAAATTCCTTGACAGATGGGATTGAAAGCGTATTAAAACCGCTTAATAAAATAAATGTTCCGGTTCATGAGATTGCGATGATGATGTCAATTGCACTTCGTTTTATTCCAATCCTTTTGGAAGAGACAGATAAGATCATGAAGGCACAGATCGCCCGTGGTGCGGATTTGGAGAGTGGAAATATTATTCAGAAAACAAAAGCAATGGTTCCGATTTTAGTGCCGTTGTTTGTTTCTGCATTTAGAAGAGCAAATGACCTTGCCATGGCAATGGAATCAAGATGCTACTGCGGTGGTGAAGGCAGAACGAAGATGAAACCACTGGTTTATGAAAAAAGAGATTATCTGGCATATACATTTTCAGTTTTTTATCTTGTGGTTGTTATCATTGTGGGACATTTCATTCCATTTAAAGTATGGATCTTTTAA
- the truA gene encoding tRNA pseudouridine(38-40) synthase TruA: MRRIKLTVAYDGTDYCGWQIQPNGITIEEVLNKKLSKLTGENIVIIGASRTDSGVHAMGNVAVFDTKSPIPPDRFSYALNQKLPDDIVIVKSEEVPSDWHPRYQDHIVKTYEYHILNTEVPDPTKRHNTYFVSYKLDVAKMREAAEYLLGEHDFASFCNIRTNVEDTVRTIYELEVLESECTYARNGHAAGRELTIRIKGNGFLYNMVRIIVGTLLRVGRGFYTPEQVKEILEAKDRQAAGVTAPPQGLMLMQIEYQDILLTKK; the protein is encoded by the coding sequence GTGAGAAGAATAAAATTAACAGTTGCCTATGACGGCACCGATTATTGTGGCTGGCAGATACAGCCAAACGGAATTACGATTGAAGAGGTATTGAACAAAAAACTGTCAAAACTGACAGGAGAAAACATTGTCATCATTGGTGCAAGCCGGACCGATTCAGGGGTGCATGCGATGGGAAATGTGGCGGTGTTTGATACTAAATCGCCGATTCCGCCGGACCGGTTTTCTTATGCGTTAAATCAAAAACTTCCGGATGATATCGTGATAGTAAAATCAGAAGAAGTACCATCCGACTGGCATCCGAGATATCAGGACCATATTGTGAAAACGTATGAATATCATATTTTAAATACAGAAGTTCCAGATCCTACAAAGAGACATAACACATATTTTGTTTCTTATAAGCTGGACGTTGCGAAAATGCGTGAAGCGGCAGAATATTTGCTTGGCGAACATGATTTTGCAAGCTTTTGCAATATTAGGACGAATGTGGAAGATACGGTCAGAACAATTTACGAATTGGAAGTTTTGGAATCAGAATGTACATATGCAAGAAACGGGCATGCAGCCGGAAGAGAGTTGACAATCCGAATTAAGGGAAATGGTTTTCTCTATAATATGGTTAGGATTATTGTCGGGACGCTTCTGCGTGTTGGACGTGGGTTCTATACGCCAGAGCAGGTGAAAGAGATCCTGGAGGCGAAAGACCGACAGGCAGCAGGTGTGACAGCACCGCCGCAGGGACTGATGCTGATGCAGATTGAATATCAAGATATCTTATTAACAAAAAAGTGA
- a CDS encoding dihydrodipicolinate synthase family protein: MRPEELKKALEGICAIAVTPMTEDRKVDYGKVKNHIRFLINKGINRDNNCTLVVGGSTGECGALTIAERKKLIETAVEEAGEELPIIAGCNHSNIEDVKDLMAHAEQAGAAGVMVLSPYYYVPTDEAVLRFYKEISKAANIGILLYNNLEVTHKDVPVEVMEQLVGASNVVGIKECTPNFAKMEKVARKLGDKITVINGHGEFLEPFAAVAGTKGFISSTSNFAPEIAVEMWKARSAGDYVKAKQIRDRLTPYLDLAAAESATGGEPVVLAILKRAATLVGSDCGPGRIPLPDISEELDAKIKAMLKEVGLV, from the coding sequence ATGAGACCAGAAGAACTGAAAAAAGCACTAGAGGGAATTTGTGCAATTGCTGTAACACCTATGACAGAGGATCGTAAGGTGGATTATGGAAAAGTAAAAAATCACATTCGTTTCTTAATTAATAAAGGAATCAACCGTGATAATAATTGCACATTAGTTGTAGGTGGAAGTACAGGCGAGTGTGGCGCACTTACAATTGCTGAGAGAAAGAAATTAATTGAAACAGCAGTAGAAGAAGCCGGTGAAGAACTTCCGATTATTGCTGGATGTAATCACAGTAATATTGAAGACGTAAAAGATTTAATGGCACATGCAGAACAGGCTGGTGCAGCTGGTGTTATGGTTTTATCACCTTATTATTATGTACCTACAGATGAAGCTGTTTTACGTTTCTATAAGGAAATTTCAAAAGCAGCAAACATCGGAATTCTTCTTTATAACAATCTGGAGGTTACACATAAAGATGTACCAGTTGAAGTTATGGAACAGCTTGTAGGTGCATCCAATGTGGTTGGTATTAAAGAATGTACACCAAACTTTGCAAAAATGGAAAAAGTTGCACGTAAGCTTGGCGATAAGATTACTGTTATCAATGGACATGGGGAATTTCTTGAGCCGTTTGCAGCAGTAGCAGGAACAAAGGGATTTATCTCAAGTACCTCTAACTTTGCTCCGGAAATTGCTGTTGAGATGTGGAAGGCAAGAAGTGCTGGCGATTATGTAAAAGCAAAACAGATTCGCGATAGACTGACACCTTATCTTGATCTGGCAGCAGCTGAGAGTGCTACAGGAGGAGAACCGGTTGTGCTTGCAATTCTGAAACGAGCAGCAACATTAGTTGGATCTGATTGTGGTCCTGGACGTATCCCACTTCCAGATATCAGTGAAGAACTTGATGCTAAGATTAAAGCAATGTTAAAAGAAGTTGGTCTGGTTTAA
- a CDS encoding ABC transporter substrate-binding protein has product MKKRVLAILLCAAMTMSMVACGGESKKEETTSEKGGAKEISVLRLGDIAKAEPIFAPIMESYEEANPDITVKFDAMAWAEATTKLKLLGAQGDLPDVTFVNIQNGWDLAESGYLTDLSELFASDSSLSADIPQSIIDVASTEDGKLYWIPSATGAFGLWYNKEYFEQAGLDPNSPPETVEEMISMAKTITEKTGIPGLGWGITATEDFANITESFYSSYTGVDIWSDGDKKFTFEDNEENRALFVEVLNEFAAITNDYGITQANSIEQNPFGIRTLFRDGEVAMYLDGVWAVKELKEELDKGKESKFNTALFPAGPAGSHPILGCDGWSIPEACEDKEDAWKMVQHLMSNENQTRHATEWGLLPILESEKEMDEFSGEYWNALVEQLDTVSARPKDKNVAMIEQAIADGAQAAATRKMTADKAIDFMIETVHSNYVE; this is encoded by the coding sequence GTGAAGAAAAGAGTATTGGCAATTTTGCTTTGTGCAGCAATGACGATGTCGATGGTAGCTTGTGGTGGTGAATCAAAAAAGGAGGAAACCACTTCAGAAAAAGGAGGAGCAAAGGAAATTTCTGTTTTAAGATTAGGAGATATTGCAAAAGCAGAACCTATTTTTGCTCCAATTATGGAAAGTTATGAGGAAGCAAATCCAGATATAACTGTAAAGTTTGATGCAATGGCATGGGCAGAGGCAACTACAAAACTAAAACTTCTTGGGGCACAAGGAGATTTGCCGGATGTAACCTTTGTTAATATTCAGAATGGTTGGGATCTTGCAGAGTCAGGATATTTGACTGATTTATCGGAGTTGTTTGCTTCTGACTCCTCTTTGTCAGCAGATATTCCACAATCAATTATTGATGTTGCTTCGACAGAAGATGGAAAACTCTACTGGATTCCTTCTGCGACAGGTGCTTTTGGGTTATGGTACAATAAAGAGTATTTTGAACAGGCCGGACTTGATCCAAATTCACCACCTGAAACCGTTGAAGAAATGATATCAATGGCAAAAACAATCACGGAGAAGACTGGTATCCCAGGACTTGGATGGGGGATTACTGCAACAGAAGATTTTGCAAATATTACAGAAAGTTTTTATTCAAGTTATACTGGCGTAGATATTTGGAGTGATGGAGATAAAAAGTTTACTTTTGAAGATAATGAAGAGAATCGAGCGTTGTTTGTAGAAGTGTTAAATGAATTTGCAGCAATTACAAATGATTATGGTATTACACAGGCAAATTCGATTGAGCAGAATCCGTTTGGAATTAGAACATTGTTCAGAGATGGTGAAGTTGCGATGTATCTGGATGGTGTTTGGGCAGTTAAGGAGTTAAAAGAGGAACTTGACAAAGGGAAAGAAAGCAAGTTTAATACTGCATTGTTCCCGGCTGGACCAGCAGGATCTCATCCGATTCTTGGATGTGATGGATGGTCGATTCCAGAAGCATGTGAAGATAAAGAAGATGCTTGGAAAATGGTGCAGCATTTAATGTCAAACGAAAATCAGACAAGACATGCTACAGAGTGGGGACTATTACCAATTCTAGAATCAGAAAAGGAAATGGATGAATTTTCAGGAGAATATTGGAATGCGTTGGTAGAGCAATTAGATACTGTTTCAGCACGTCCAAAGGATAAGAATGTTGCGATGATAGAACAGGCAATTGCAGATGGTGCTCAGGCAGCAGCAACGAGAAAAATGACAGCAGATAAAGCTATTGATTTTATGATTGAGACAGTACATTCAAACTATGTAGAATGA
- a CDS encoding carbohydrate ABC transporter permease, whose translation MKLKRKRKALPYIFLIPAIFIIFAIFAIPLVNLLWYSFAKVDLIGQFQRWAGLDNYKYLFTSAFAATLGRTMIWVVCGIAGIFVVGTTLALALNKPIPGRGIFRTIVIIPWVIPHVFAGTMWSWVLNSTNGIVNTVLLDLGLVSTPVSFLGADLALATVIFIRIWKGVPFLVMSLLSALQTIPSEVEEAAKLDGALGWKYFVYITLPLLKPVMVMSGTILMAWSFTIFDLVYVITAGGPLNVTELLSITIYKKAFINGDMGGAAAIAIFTMLFVSIIAFFLMKHNAKEDK comes from the coding sequence ATGAAACTGAAAAGAAAAAGAAAAGCTCTGCCTTATATATTTTTAATACCTGCAATTTTTATTATTTTTGCGATTTTTGCAATTCCCCTTGTAAATTTACTTTGGTATTCTTTTGCAAAAGTAGATTTGATTGGCCAATTTCAGCGGTGGGCGGGTCTGGATAATTATAAGTATTTATTCACATCAGCATTTGCTGCGACATTGGGAAGAACAATGATCTGGGTTGTTTGTGGTATTGCGGGTATATTTGTGGTTGGAACGACACTTGCACTTGCGTTGAATAAACCAATTCCGGGCAGAGGGATATTTAGAACAATTGTAATTATTCCATGGGTTATTCCGCATGTGTTTGCAGGAACAATGTGGAGTTGGGTGTTAAATTCTACAAATGGGATTGTGAATACAGTACTTTTGGATTTGGGGTTGGTTAGTACGCCAGTCAGCTTTTTGGGCGCTGATTTAGCCCTGGCGACGGTAATATTCATTCGAATATGGAAAGGTGTTCCGTTTCTTGTAATGAGTTTATTATCCGCGTTGCAGACAATACCATCAGAAGTTGAAGAAGCAGCAAAACTTGACGGTGCTTTGGGATGGAAATATTTCGTATATATAACACTCCCACTGTTAAAACCTGTAATGGTTATGAGTGGAACGATTCTAATGGCTTGGTCGTTTACAATCTTTGATTTGGTGTATGTAATTACTGCAGGTGGTCCGTTGAATGTAACAGAACTGCTTAGTATTACAATTTACAAGAAGGCATTTATTAATGGTGATATGGGTGGTGCAGCGGCAATAGCAATATTTACAATGTTATTTGTATCTATTATTGCATTTTTCCTTATGAAACATAATGCAAAGGAGGACAAGTAA
- a CDS encoding carbohydrate ABC transporter permease — translation MKKNRRNEKIRNYIVRYFFIIVWVIIALLPIYSALMTSLTPFAKLGERMLYPEYFHWENYIEVATQTPLWEYLKASIIYALGTSFFTIIISILAAYALSRFQFRFKVAFMMVIVAIQVIPQIVIVTPLYGLSNSMGLYDTYLIVVLAMVASAIANPILLLKGFFDSISVTLEEAAAVDGCTRFQALVKIILPVSLPALTTAFALSFFSGWDAYLYPMILTSSPGKVSMTVGLSRMKDIVTPWNWIMAGTIIAIIPPILIYLIAQKYLVGGLTAGSDK, via the coding sequence ATGAAGAAAAACAGACGGAATGAAAAAATTAGGAATTATATTGTACGGTATTTTTTCATTATTGTATGGGTTATTATTGCTTTGCTTCCAATATACTCTGCATTGATGACATCATTAACGCCATTTGCAAAGCTGGGAGAACGCATGTTGTATCCGGAGTATTTTCATTGGGAAAACTACATAGAAGTTGCAACACAAACTCCGTTGTGGGAATACTTAAAAGCTTCAATTATTTATGCATTAGGAACGAGCTTTTTTACAATTATTATTTCGATTTTGGCAGCGTATGCACTTTCCAGATTTCAATTTCGGTTTAAAGTGGCATTTATGATGGTTATTGTTGCGATTCAAGTTATTCCACAAATTGTAATTGTGACTCCATTATATGGTCTTTCAAATTCTATGGGATTATATGACACATATCTAATTGTAGTTTTAGCGATGGTTGCATCAGCGATTGCAAATCCAATTTTGTTACTAAAAGGATTTTTTGATAGCATCTCTGTTACATTGGAAGAAGCAGCGGCTGTGGATGGATGTACACGATTTCAAGCATTGGTGAAGATAATATTACCAGTTTCTTTACCTGCATTAACAACAGCATTTGCACTTTCATTTTTTTCCGGGTGGGATGCATATTTGTATCCAATGATACTTACTTCATCACCAGGAAAAGTATCTATGACTGTAGGTCTCTCGAGAATGAAGGATATTGTCACACCATGGAATTGGATTATGGCAGGAACAATAATTGCAATTATCCCGCCAATATTAATTTACTTGATTGCACAGAAATATTTGGTGGGCGGATTAACCGCAGGTAGTGACAAATAG
- a CDS encoding acetylxylan esterase → MKKVLWGNPRPVDFEEYWKSALDEMHGIDPKVEFVQSDFQTGYVECWDMNCPPSSQFAIYNKIKSKKQHIIYPDFQHENIPDFEDKTYQFLSKL, encoded by the coding sequence ATTAAAAAAGTACTATGGGGAAATCCTAGACCGGTGGATTTCGAGGAATACTGGAAATCTGCTTTAGATGAAATGCACGGAATAGATCCAAAGGTAGAATTTGTTCAATCAGATTTTCAGACAGGATATGTTGAATGTTGGGATATGAATTGCCCACCGTCTTCGCAGTTTGCAATCTACAACAAAATAAAATCGAAGAAACAACATATTATTTATCCGGATTTTCAACATGAAAATATTCCGGACTTTGAGGATAAGACATATCAATTTTTAAGCAAACTATAA
- a CDS encoding iron-containing alcohol dehydrogenase — MSEVLKIGVSRFVYGEGVIDTLPDEIKRYGAKAFLIGGKTTLPMIREKIGAKAESEGVEADWNLMDEPNSVDFAKRLSAKATVQKADVIVAIGGGKCMDLSKVVSDMAKLPLITVPTSVATCAGSSAVSIMYTKDTGSYDCSIPKEKEVDSVIADIDIIGDSPKRLFASGILDSIAKLPEIVNGRADMTYPGVSVFKKMAYMNSTFIYDFLTKYGVEVYENPKKDPILLRDLVLVNLIITSMVSGFSSGSDQLAIAHGLYDGTRKFFPIESKESLHGEIVAVGVLMQMRFNKDPEEEYQKVYHMMKAMNMPTKLSELGVEPTEENIAKLKEYNIMKNNMTAAEDLKQLDIAFEEII, encoded by the coding sequence ATGAGTGAAGTTTTAAAAATTGGGGTAAGCAGATTTGTTTATGGTGAAGGTGTTATAGACACATTGCCGGACGAAATCAAAAGGTATGGGGCAAAGGCATTTCTGATTGGTGGAAAAACAACGCTTCCTATGATTCGTGAGAAAATCGGAGCAAAAGCAGAATCAGAAGGTGTGGAAGCAGATTGGAATCTGATGGACGAACCTAACTCAGTAGATTTTGCAAAAAGGCTTTCTGCAAAAGCAACTGTTCAGAAAGCAGATGTGATAGTGGCAATTGGTGGAGGAAAATGTATGGATCTGAGTAAGGTCGTTTCAGATATGGCAAAACTTCCGTTGATTACTGTGCCAACATCTGTTGCAACTTGTGCAGGCTCTTCAGCGGTCAGTATTATGTATACGAAAGATACAGGAAGTTATGATTGCTCTATTCCGAAAGAGAAAGAAGTCGATTCTGTGATTGCAGATATTGATATTATCGGAGATTCACCAAAGAGATTGTTTGCGTCAGGAATTTTAGATTCGATTGCTAAATTGCCGGAGATAGTGAATGGAAGAGCAGATATGACATATCCCGGAGTATCTGTCTTCAAGAAAATGGCATATATGAATTCTACGTTTATTTATGACTTTTTGACAAAATATGGAGTTGAAGTATATGAAAATCCAAAGAAGGATCCGATCCTTCTAAGAGATTTGGTACTTGTGAATCTGATAATTACATCTATGGTAAGCGGATTTTCAAGCGGTTCTGATCAGCTTGCGATAGCACATGGTTTGTATGACGGTACAAGAAAATTTTTTCCAATCGAATCAAAAGAATCATTGCATGGGGAAATCGTAGCAGTTGGTGTTCTGATGCAGATGCGTTTTAACAAAGATCCAGAAGAAGAATATCAGAAAGTATATCATATGATGAAAGCGATGAATATGCCGACAAAGCTAAGTGAACTTGGAGTAGAGCCGACAGAGGAAAATATTGCGAAGTTAAAAGAATATAATATTATGAAAAACAATATGACCGCAGCAGAAGATTTGAAACAGTTGGATATTGCATTTGAGGAAATCATCTGA
- a CDS encoding N-acetylmannosamine-6-phosphate 2-epimerase — MDERILDTIRGGLIVSCQALENEPLHSSYIMQRMAVAAMYGGAVGIRANSVSDILEIRKEVKLPVIGIIKRVYDDSDVYITPSMKEVDELMTVRPEIIALDATKRMRPGKRSLEDFFAEVRAKYPEQIFMADCSTLEEGLNAAKIGFDILGTTLSGYTSYSKGSELPNMELIQQLVESGEKPVIAEGGIWTPEQLKHILGTGVLAAVVGTAITRPMEITKRFVNAIE, encoded by the coding sequence ATGGACGAAAGAATATTAGACACTATTAGAGGTGGATTGATCGTATCGTGCCAGGCATTGGAAAATGAACCATTGCACAGTTCCTATATTATGCAGAGGATGGCGGTGGCTGCTATGTACGGAGGTGCTGTTGGCATTCGTGCAAATTCCGTTTCGGATATTTTGGAAATTCGAAAAGAGGTAAAGCTTCCAGTAATTGGAATTATAAAAAGGGTATATGATGATTCTGATGTGTATATCACGCCATCAATGAAAGAGGTAGACGAATTGATGACGGTTCGTCCGGAGATTATTGCATTGGATGCAACAAAGAGGATGAGACCAGGAAAGAGAAGCTTAGAAGATTTCTTTGCTGAAGTAAGAGCAAAATATCCAGAGCAGATTTTTATGGCAGATTGTTCCACTTTGGAAGAGGGACTAAATGCTGCGAAAATCGGGTTTGACATTTTAGGAACTACTTTATCTGGTTATACATCTTATTCAAAAGGAAGTGAACTTCCTAATATGGAGTTGATTCAACAGTTAGTGGAAAGTGGAGAAAAACCGGTAATTGCAGAAGGTGGTATCTGGACACCGGAGCAACTGAAACATATTTTGGGTACTGGTGTATTAGCAGCTGTGGTAGGAACGGCAATTACGAGGCCGATGGAAATTACAAAAAGATTCGTGAATGCGATAGAGTAA
- a CDS encoding ROK family protein — protein sequence MKLVVLDIGGTSIKYAKYEDGILKNFSERSTDAKKSGAYVVQNAVEIIQSLKPFDGIGISTAGQVDSASGCIRYANENIPGYTGMKIREILENEFGVPTAVENDVNAAALGEGYFGAAKGMSEYLCLTYGTGVGGAVVIDGKIFKGFAGSAGEFGSMIIHGEEVRQGVRISGCYEDYASTSALVRRVSKEAVQVANGREVFEHIDMPEVKRVVDDWIQEIAHGLVTLIHVFNPRSVIIGGGVMVQEYVAESVRTVVSERIMPSFRDVEISVASLGNKAGLWGAVYIAEQKLKIPETTIL from the coding sequence ATGAAATTAGTAGTACTAGATATTGGCGGAACTTCTATAAAATATGCGAAATATGAAGATGGAATACTAAAGAATTTTTCGGAACGTTCGACAGATGCAAAAAAAAGTGGGGCATATGTGGTACAGAATGCTGTCGAGATTATCCAATCATTAAAACCGTTTGACGGAATTGGAATCAGTACAGCGGGACAGGTGGATTCTGCCAGCGGCTGTATCCGTTATGCAAATGAAAATATACCAGGATATACCGGTATGAAAATAAGAGAAATTCTGGAAAATGAGTTTGGGGTTCCAACAGCAGTAGAAAATGATGTGAATGCTGCAGCTCTCGGAGAAGGATACTTCGGTGCGGCGAAAGGAATGTCGGAATATCTATGTCTGACATATGGAACCGGAGTTGGAGGCGCCGTTGTAATCGACGGAAAGATATTTAAAGGATTTGCAGGATCAGCAGGAGAGTTTGGGAGCATGATCATTCATGGAGAGGAAGTTCGTCAGGGCGTTCGGATCAGTGGATGCTATGAAGATTATGCATCAACAAGTGCTCTTGTTCGAAGAGTTTCAAAAGAGGCAGTACAAGTTGCAAACGGCAGAGAGGTGTTTGAACATATTGATATGCCGGAAGTGAAGAGGGTAGTAGATGATTGGATACAGGAGATAGCACATGGACTGGTAACGTTGATTCATGTTTTTAATCCAAGAAGCGTGATTATTGGTGGTGGTGTTATGGTACAGGAATATGTTGCTGAATCAGTACGAACTGTTGTAAGTGAGCGAATTATGCCGAGTTTCAGAGATGTAGAGATTTCGGTGGCGAGTCTTGGAAATAAGGCCGGGCTTTGGGGAGCAGTTTATATTGCAGAACAGAAACTGAAAATACCGGAAACTACAATTCTGTAA
- a CDS encoding MurR/RpiR family transcriptional regulator: MNQDNFITQIRLEYQYLTKAEKKVADYILENAQEVLFMSITDLAAACKVGETTVFRFCKSMKLQGYQEFRIQLSLSMQNEEEKSEQETLNGNIGMEDSFSMMVQKLLNSNMSVLMETNALLNEDTIEALVDKMISAKRIFFFGVGASQVMAMSFTNKFLRISNKVYCFTDSHMQTMVASTLEPDDVAIVVSYSGSTKDSLLFAKLAKSKGAYVAGITKHKKSPLTNYVDVVLLCGANEGPLQGGSTTAVMSQMFIMDVLYIEFYRKTYDDSYENNQKTSQSIIDKMY; this comes from the coding sequence ATGAATCAAGATAATTTTATAACACAGATACGTTTGGAGTATCAGTATTTGACAAAGGCAGAAAAAAAGGTAGCAGATTACATTTTAGAGAATGCACAGGAGGTACTTTTTATGTCCATTACAGATCTTGCGGCAGCCTGCAAGGTCGGAGAGACGACTGTGTTTCGATTTTGTAAAAGTATGAAGTTACAAGGTTATCAGGAATTCAGAATCCAGTTATCTTTAAGTATGCAGAACGAAGAAGAAAAAAGTGAACAAGAGACATTAAACGGAAATATTGGAATGGAAGATTCTTTTTCGATGATGGTTCAAAAATTATTAAATTCAAATATGAGTGTATTGATGGAAACGAATGCACTGCTTAACGAAGATACTATTGAGGCATTAGTCGATAAGATGATAAGTGCAAAACGGATTTTCTTCTTCGGTGTTGGTGCAAGTCAGGTGATGGCGATGTCTTTCACAAATAAGTTCTTGCGTATTTCCAACAAGGTGTACTGCTTTACAGATTCACATATGCAGACGATGGTGGCATCTACACTCGAGCCAGATGATGTTGCAATTGTGGTGTCCTATTCAGGATCCACAAAGGATTCTCTTCTTTTTGCAAAACTGGCGAAGAGCAAAGGAGCGTATGTAGCAGGAATTACCAAACATAAAAAGTCACCACTGACGAATTATGTTGATGTTGTTCTGCTTTGTGGTGCGAATGAAGGACCACTGCAAGGTGGCTCAACGACAGCAGTAATGAGTCAGATGTTTATTATGGATGTGCTATACATAGAATTTTATCGTAAGACATACGATGATAGTTACGAAAACAATCAAAAAACATCTCAGTCAATTATCGATAAGATGTATTAG
- a CDS encoding electron transfer flavoprotein subunit beta/FixA family protein: MKILVCIKQVPGTTMVEVDEETGVLKRDGVESKMNPFDLFAIEQALSLREMYGGNVDVISMGPGQAAAVLKEAVYMGADKGILISDRSFAGADVVATSYTLSQGVQKAGQYDLIICGKQTTDGDTAQVGPEMAECLHMVHVANVEQVVAVEKNDIIVLENQENYQRELRLAMPCLLTIEKDANTPRLPSYKRKLEKRELEIETITLADFADKDKKHYGLAGSPTQVERIFPPEKNMSSQRYEGDASELGNVLFGLLHEKKFV; the protein is encoded by the coding sequence ATGAAAATTCTTGTTTGTATTAAGCAGGTTCCGGGAACAACAATGGTTGAAGTGGATGAGGAAACCGGAGTTTTGAAACGGGATGGAGTAGAATCAAAAATGAATCCGTTTGATTTGTTTGCGATTGAACAAGCATTATCACTTCGGGAGATGTATGGAGGAAACGTTGATGTGATTTCTATGGGGCCCGGGCAGGCCGCAGCAGTGTTAAAAGAGGCAGTTTATATGGGGGCTGACAAAGGAATTCTAATCAGTGATCGCAGTTTTGCAGGGGCCGATGTTGTTGCAACGAGTTATACGTTAAGCCAAGGAGTTCAAAAGGCAGGTCAATATGATTTGATTATCTGCGGAAAACAGACAACAGATGGGGATACTGCACAAGTTGGACCAGAGATGGCAGAATGTCTGCATATGGTGCATGTGGCAAATGTAGAACAAGTAGTTGCAGTAGAGAAAAATGATATTATTGTTTTAGAAAATCAAGAGAATTACCAAAGAGAACTACGGTTGGCAATGCCGTGTCTTTTGACAATTGAGAAGGATGCGAATACTCCGAGACTTCCATCATATAAAAGAAAATTGGAAAAAAGAGAATTGGAAATAGAGACAATTACACTTGCTGATTTCGCAGATAAGGATAAAAAGCATTATGGTTTGGCGGGGTCTCCAACTCAGGTAGAACGCATTTTTCCACCGGAAAAAAATATGTCGAGTCAACGTTATGAAGGTGATGCGTCAGAATTAGGGAATGTATTGTTTGGATTACTTCATGAGAAAAAATTTGTGTAA